The Calypte anna isolate BGI_N300 chromosome 2, bCalAnn1_v1.p, whole genome shotgun sequence genome includes a window with the following:
- the TMEM196 gene encoding transmembrane protein 196 has protein sequence MCTSSQIIGSLLVLSVLEIGLGVSSVAVGAVSFSLVLTEHKPQLGDSSPFLLCGICGILCAKKKSGLVMILFSACCICGLIGGILNFQFLRALTKKSSALYSLHLASMSLACIGIGGCTLSSWLTCRLASYEQRRMFSEREHSLHHSHEMAEKEMTDNLSNGGPHLIYNGSVY, from the exons ATGTGCACCAGCAGCCAGATCATCGGGAGCCTCCTGGTGCTCTCCGTGCTGGAGATAGGGTTAGGGGTGTCCAGCGTGGCCGTGGGGGCGGTCAGTTTCAGCCTGGTCCTCACAGAGCATAAACCTCAGCTGGGAGACTCTTCTCCG ttTCTCCTTTGTGGCATATGTGGAATATTGtgtgccaaaaaaaaatctggactTGTT ATGATACTTTTTTCTGCCTGTTGCATCTGTGGACTAATTGGAGGAATCTTAAATTTTCAATTTCTTCGTGCTTTGACAAAGAAGTCGTCTGCTCTGTATTCTTTGCATCTTGCCTCCATGTCTCTTGCATGCATTGGAATTGGTGGTTGCACCCTTTCTTCATGGCTCACTTGTCGGCTAGCCAGCTATGAACAAAGACGAATGTTCTCAGAGAGAGAACATTCATTGCATCACTCCCATGAAATGGCAGAAAAA GAAATGACAGACAACCTCAGCAATGGTGGCCCACATCTAATTTATAATGGAAGTGTATACTaa